CATAACAAATTCCACATCAAAAGATATTGTCAAGGAAcctaaattatataatataaatagcCATGTAAAAAGTCTACAAAGATTAGATGGTGTGACATTGATACAAACCTTGCCAATTCTTGAAAATACTCCAGTGATGAGTACTACTTTCTCACTATATATGGAtctttttaagaaagaaagaaacttgaGTAAAAGAAATGGGGGCATAAAAAAAGGGAATGCGATGAGCATCAAGAGAGGCACTGCAATGTTCAAGAACTTGCGTAGCAAATCCATATCTTTGCTGTGATGGATAGAGGGTGGCAAGAGAGAAATTGAAGATATGAGGATATATGGTCTTATCTTTGTCAGGTTGTTACATGTTTGAGCCTTAAATTCCAAAGGGAGGAGGGGACTAGAAGTAGATAGAGCTGTCAAAACTCTTCTTTAAACTCCATAAAGGCTTACCTGTATTACCAAAGGAGTTGGGTATTAGGGTTAAAGAGGATCGATTATATTGACATATCTTTGGATAGCAAAGGatgaaagacaaaataaaagttgatatcCTTCAAAATTCTCAAGGACAAGAttcctaatttttaaattttaaggaaaaatatatttcaacaaaagatttatgtaattattttgcagggaaaaaaaaaacagcatgAAGCCTATCTATAGGAATAAGAAGTTGTTTATATACTTTATTCCAAACTCCAAATATAACAATTAAGTTTAAGGCATTTATAGTGAAATGATATGGTTGGTATAGTAtaacttgataggccaagaacgtattgaccctttgtgataaattaaccaattaagtagccaagttaattaattaattcaattaacatacaatacgcgtggtagcacaaacaaatcaccaactaagttaatatgcagtggaaaataaagttgacatggtgatttgtttaagaatggagaaaacctcaaaggcaaaaacctcaccagatgaatttaaggtcaccactctcgataatccactattatcacaacaagcggttacaagtaaaggaattccagtaccttataccaacctacagttgaacccttacccttatacacaattggacttgttctgtagtaacaatctctcattttcaatacacggctcccagtacgtgactaaccaatcgatgcacggatccaagtacgtgactaaccaccaacttgagaaggatattggctgcaaagttctttggttcatcaacatgatgaagatcacgaaacttcttagttacaaaaccctacaacATACAAAcgcagcaacttcttcaagagaaagacaAACTAGGGcaactttgtctccggtcacagtATGCTTGTaacaacaagtgcaacaacCAGTTGACGGCCCtaaaaacaatccttatatatgtttagagttgtgagaaaagaaagcctaaacacatacacatggagatatgcgtgaaatcagatctaaaaaattgattttcgtaaaccttgatagataagttatctgtcgagaagctgtcgagcatcgggcCAAAATTGCCTATTAAACCTGGATAGATACcatctgttgagctttaaaatacagtacttcttcacttgtttctagaacagatttgcatggcttcaatacttgaacTTGAACTCTTGctccttaaagtattaaacacatcctagatctacccaattacaaataaagtgcattttgtcaaaggataagtcaatttTAAATggcatatgttcttaacataatacacatatgtcctaacataacTATCAACAACCAACAACTCATCTAATTTGGTGTGATGACTTCCAACAACGTTATGTACTTCATGCGCAggtatttatttaatatatcaaaatgatatttgaattttgagctgaaaaattatacccaaaaaagaaagaaagaaaaagaaattctgGTCAGAACATAATCATAAATCTCTTTATATGGTACAATATAGTTTTTATTTGCACAAATAGTAATAAAGCCTTCCAGATCCAGTCTAAATCATAGCGAGCTCTCCATTAATTCTGCTTAGAATTTATTTGCTTAAAACACTAATATTTCAGCTAGCGGTCCTTGTTTTGATGAGTGCATGGGCGATTGACTAACATTGAGTGCATACACCACTCAAAAACTTCAGGACATAAGACCCTCAGCCAAAATCCCACCCTCATCCAAGATGGCTTAGTCAAGTACATGTCTCCTTTGCAAGTGCTGTCCACAATTGCTTTGGCACACCTCTCTGTTGACTCAACTGGCATCCAAGGCATTTCAATCTATAGGCAAATATCAccattcaaaaatgaaaaaaaaaaaaaaaaaaaagaatcaattttgttttgagaGACTAGAAGTTACATAATGGCTAAGTTATGAGTAGAAATTACATAAAAGTTCTTCCCtcttttagcattttccattaTATGTAGTAGGGATTATTACAAGGTAAGGTTCTCGGTCAATATATAGGACTATGTAAAGTTTTGTACCCAAGACATAgggtcctatatatatatatatatatatgaggttACTAGAGGTCGAGATTTGGTGTGATGGCAAGTGCCTTACACCCAAAGCAATGAGTTTGAGTTCGGGAAacaaactctctaaaaaaataattgaggGTAAAACTGCTTCTCATgacctcttttaaattttataaaaaatgagaattttGTAAAttgaatataacattttttatattgttgaaGTTACTTTTAACCTGTGATCTACTGCACAAGATTTAAATTCAATGTACTCTACTGATTGGACAAGACATGTTGCTGACAAAATGGTGTCTTGCCAAAATTGGGTGAAAATAGAtggtttggattttttaaaatgtagaggattaaaaataatttaaaagcaACTTATAGTTTTAAACTGGATTGGTAAAGGattaattttcaagtttcatttcttttaattCTCAATATACCTTTGGTAAAAATTGGCCTTGCGTCATTTCTGACTCAATTACTCCAGGAGTTACAATGGTTATTCCAATATCTGGACCAAACTCAGCTCTCAGTGACTCAAAAAAGCATATTTGGGCTGCCTTGCTTGCCTGAAGACATCATTGATtcataagtaaaagaaaatctCGAAGTGAACAACTAGTAAGGCATGCCAAGGAGGTTTCGTACGTAGTTCTTACACTGTAGAAGCTTAATCTCGGAGTACTGAGCCATGCTGCAGATGAAGAAATTACAACAATCTTTCCTTTGCTTTTTCTTAGGTGTGGAACTGCATATTGGGTGCTATACACTGAACCCCAGAAATTTATTTCCTAAATTACATAAAACTAGAGTCTGTTAATGCAAGtatgaaactaaaaacttaacaaaaaaattgggaTTATATATTATAGACGTGAAAGAAAAATAAGCACTGAAGAACGATTAcctatgctattttttttttcttcactttaaTCCAATATAGTTACAGAAAGTGGGACAAGACATGTTGGTAGTTATTACCATAATGGAAGCAATGTCAGTTGAATCTTCAAAAAGGTCCACTCTTATTACTCCAGCATTGTTCACCAAATGATCCACTGTTGCATGAACCAGTCACATATTGAAATTGTACATTCCAAAATATTTCCACAAATAGTAGGAATatcatttttttgattttttcacaacttataCATTCCAAAATATTTATTGTTCCAGAAAAGCGTAGTAAAACAAACTAGTAGTTGAAAATCGTGACTTTAAGTCacaattttagttgtttttgatgatatatatatatatatatataaaactgtgTAAAACAGTTTATGTGCaacaaatttaattcaaaataaaaactcatcatACACTTACATCGCCCAAAGTGGTTCACTGTCTCATCAACAAATTGTTTACATTCTTCATCCTTGGAAACATCTGCACGTATCACAATAGCCTCTGGAGATCCTAGTTCTTGTGCTTTATTTGCAACTATTCGAAGACGGTCCTCTCGTCTTGCAACAAGGGCTAAAATAGCACCTCTCCTAGCATACTCATAAGCAATATGCTACAAACTCACATAATAATATAGTAAATTAACTGTTGTTTGAGATTTTGTATTTACTATGATTATAACTACTTATTTTCAAATGTGCTAATATCCACAATTCTCTTGTGAATATAGACAAAAtgttgaaactaaaacattAAGAAATGAGAATTTCTGAGAACCCGAATTATATAATATCAATACATAATATAAAAGGCAGTTAATATCTACAAAGATTAAGAGGTGTGAGATTGATAATTTGCTACAAACCTCGCCAATTCCTGCAGATGCTCCAGTGATGAGTACAACTTTGTTAGCCACGTTCTCActgaatatatttctttttaaagaaaacagATACTTGAGGAAAAGAAATGGTGGTAATAAGAAAAGGATGGCAGTTAAAGTTAAGGGAAGGAGTACAATGTTCAATAACTTTTGAAGCAAATCCataacacagagagagagagagagagagagagagagggattgaATATATGATGATAAGTCTATAAGTCTATagtatgagatttttttttttttttttaggcgaTACATACAGTGCTCCAGATTAACTATAAGACAAACAGGGGGACATCAttgattcaaagtttcaaacgtatacgtttgaaactttgaatcaaTGATGTCCCCTGTTTGTCTTACACTAGTTAATTTGGACCACTGTCCGACTCCATAGTAAGGGAATCTTATCTTGTGAAGGTTTCAGAGTATCGTTGATTCGCAAATTGCAAGCACAAAAATCCATATCCCACTGCATAAATcaaactttcataaaaaaaaaaattgttgaaatttcGGATGGAATGAAGGGATCAGGGGCCCCATCATTAGGTCATTACCAATGATCAGAGTAGTTTCCTATTATCCTATCAATATTATAGTTTGctgtgaataaaaaataaaatagttggCTGCGATTCAAAATCCATTATTGCTTTCTTGTTATCCTTCCATTAcacaaaacccaatgatcaatatTGAAATTACAATTGGGGCAGTTGAAACACTTCCAATCTTGCTTGACCCAAGGGCgatctcttttcttttcaaatttgatcAGCACTTGCAAGGGCGGagccataacatttttatttggaAGGTTGAGTTCC
The Quercus lobata isolate SW786 chromosome 10, ValleyOak3.0 Primary Assembly, whole genome shotgun sequence DNA segment above includes these coding regions:
- the LOC115965838 gene encoding 11-beta-hydroxysteroid dehydrogenase 1B-like, whose protein sequence is MDLLQKLLNIVLLPLTLTAILFLLPPFLFLKYLFSLKRNIFSENVANKVVLITGASAGIGEHIAYEYARRGAILALVARREDRLRIVANKAQELGSPEAIVIRADVSKDEECKQFVDETVNHFGRLDHLVNNAGVIRVDLFEDSTDIASIMEINFWGSVYSTQYAVPHLRKSKGKIVVISSSAAWLSTPRLSFYSASKAAQICFFESLRAEFGPDIGITIVTPGVIESEMTQGQFLPKIEMPWMPVESTERCAKAIVDSTCKGDMYLTKPSWMRVGFWLRVLCPEVFEWCMHSMLVNRPCTHQNKDR